Genomic window (Melioribacteraceae bacterium):
GAAAGAAGCTGGAGCATTAATAGCAGAATTAATTATAATGTAAAATGAACGAGCTAAATCTTAAAATATCGAACGAGCTAAAGCATCAAACCAAAGCACTTGAATCAGATTCAAGGTTTGATAGCAAAAGAAAAGAAAAAGTAGCCAACGCCGCTAAACAGTTTGAAAGCATGCTTACTCAGATGATGATTAAAAGCATGAATCAAGCATCTGGCGGACTATTTGGTAGCAGCGAAGAGGGATACGGCAACGATATGTTTGATACCATATTTGAAGAAAAAATTTCTACATATATGAGCGATACTAAAAGTTTAGGAATTGCCGAGATGCTCTATAAGAAAATTACCGGCGAAACCATGCCTTCAGAATTGAGATTTAAAATGACAGATAGAATTTCGCCTCTTCCAATAAAAAATGATAAACCGGATACTATTAATAATATTAAGCCAAGCAGCAGTGCCCTCGAAAGATTAAATAAATATGAAGATCATATTCAGGAAGCGGCAAAACAATTTGGAATTGACTCTACACTCATTAAATCAATAATTATGACTGAATCTGCGGCAAATAGTAAGGCCGTTTCTAGCGCAAAAGCTAAAGGTTTAATGCAGTTGATGGATGGAACAGCAAGTGATATGGGAGTGAGAAATTCATTCAATCCTCAAGAAAATATTAATGGGGGCACTAAATATTTTGCCCAAATGCTTCGACAATATGGTGGAGATATTAAACTTGCGTTGGCCGCTTACAACGCGGGTCCCGGAAATGTTGATAAATATAATGGTGTTCCTCCTTTTGACGAGACGAAGAATTATATAAATAAAGTACTTAGTTATTTAGATCATTTTAGAGAGAAGAGTTTATGAAAAATAAAGAACTGGTGAACGCATTATTAGTGCAGGATGAGAATCTTTCCAATTTAATTGACGCTCTCGATACTCAGAAAAGGGCAATTATTGAGGGAAAATATGATGATCTGGAAAAAGCAATTGCCAACGAGCAAAAAATTCTCAAAACTGTTCAAGAAGAGGAAGTTCGTAGAATTAAAATGATTACCGAAATTTCCAACTCTAATGGGATGAACTTGAACAACAGCTCTCTTGATGAACTTCTTTTAAAAGGTAAAGAGTTTATAGGCGAAGATTATAAAACTATTCAAAGAATTAGAGAGTCAATCAAACTTAAATTGCATGATATCTCAAAACTAAATGCCCAATTAAAAGCTGTAATAGAATTATCAAGAAACATCATAAAAGATACTTTAATGCTGGTTGTAGGTCCGCGAAATCAAGCATTTGTAAATAAGAGAGTTTAAAATGAGTCTCGGCAGATTATTCGACATATCATCTCGTACATTATCGACATATCA
Coding sequences:
- a CDS encoding transglycosylase SLT domain-containing protein, coding for MNELNLKISNELKHQTKALESDSRFDSKRKEKVANAAKQFESMLTQMMIKSMNQASGGLFGSSEEGYGNDMFDTIFEEKISTYMSDTKSLGIAEMLYKKITGETMPSELRFKMTDRISPLPIKNDKPDTINNIKPSSSALERLNKYEDHIQEAAKQFGIDSTLIKSIIMTESAANSKAVSSAKAKGLMQLMDGTASDMGVRNSFNPQENINGGTKYFAQMLRQYGGDIKLALAAYNAGPGNVDKYNGVPPFDETKNYINKVLSYLDHFREKSL
- the flgN gene encoding flagellar export chaperone FlgN — its product is MKNKELVNALLVQDENLSNLIDALDTQKRAIIEGKYDDLEKAIANEQKILKTVQEEEVRRIKMITEISNSNGMNLNNSSLDELLLKGKEFIGEDYKTIQRIRESIKLKLHDISKLNAQLKAVIELSRNIIKDTLMLVVGPRNQAFVNKRV